In Aedes albopictus strain Foshan chromosome 3, AalbF5, whole genome shotgun sequence, the following are encoded in one genomic region:
- the LOC109409866 gene encoding nucleolar GTP-binding protein 2, whose protein sequence is MPKVSSRSGPPRKLSTNKSGHSMNPERSTEGLKGVAKPRSKSTIKRLQMYRNFKAKRDRKGKILTPAPFQGWVASGTVARVEPSPKWFANSRVISQSSLQKFQEEMGKAVKDPYKVIMKPTQLPITLLNETARYQRVHLLDTESFDTTFGPKTQRKRPSLKVRDLEDLTKNAEDLADRYDEGKDRDLEREDEGVKDQVREWIFAAGQSKRIWNELHKVIDSADVLLQVLDARDPMGTRSKYIEGFLKKEKPHKHLFFILNKVDLVPIWVTQRWVALLSKEYPTIAFHASLTHPFGKGALINLLRQIGKLHVDKKQISVGFIGYPNVGKSSVINALRSKKVCKVAPIAGETKVWQYITLMKRIFLIDCPGVVYPTAETDTEKVLKGVVRVELVNNPEDYIEEVLRRIRREYLLKTYGITEWSSHIDFLEQIAKKSGKLLKKGEPDVQTVAKMVLNDWQRGRLPFYVPPEGFEIPKSVLDQTTDGEKAATEDEQKSTFSGVTATPTIPDSIKKGRELFQIQDFRKIKVNLEFESEDVREIDKIDLELLEKLKEEKKQEAKAKKKAKSQNPENEDDDDSSGISDFYSEDEYDEEMGKVVHKSAKAKSAAADKGKTKSASGNFDVEEEESTETAAKGLPKMTAKQRRAVERASKRKKIGSNFYETHNVKNRNRNKKPKAP, encoded by the exons ATGCCGAAAGTGAGCTCCCGTTCGGGGCCGCCCCGTAAATTGTCGACCAACAAATCGGGTCACTCGATGAACCCGGAACGGTCGACCGAAGGGCTTAAAGGGGTTGCCAAGCCCCGAAGCAAATCCACCATCAAGCGGCTGCAGATGTACCGGAATTTCAAGGCGAAGCGGGACAGAAAGGGAAAGATTTTGACCCCGGCTCCGTTCCAGGGGTGGGTCGCCAGCGGTACTGTGGCTCGGGTGGAACCATCTCCGAAATGGTTCGCTAACTCTCGGGTGATTTCGCAAAGCTCGCTGCAGAAGTTTCAGGAGGAGATGGGCAAAGCGGTTAAGGATCCGTACAAGGTGATCATGAAACCGACCCAGCTGCCGATTACTCTGCTGAACGAAACCGCTCGGTACCAGAGGGTGCATCTCTTGGACACGGAGAGTTTCGATACAACGTTCGGACCGAAGACGCAGAGGAAGCGGCCGTCGTTGAAGGTGCGCGATTTGGAGGATTTGACCAAGAATGCAGAGGATTTGGCGGATCGGTACGACGAGGGCAAGGATCGGGACTTGGAGCGAGAGGATGAAGGAGTGAAGGATCAG GTTCGGGAATGGATCTTCGCCGCCGGACAGAGCAAACGTATCTGGAACGAGCTGCACAAGGTGATCGATTCGGCGGACGTGTTGCTGCAGGTGCTGGACGCTAGAGATCCAATGGGAACGCGTTCGAAGTACATCgaaggattcttgaaaaaggaaAAGCCCCACAAACATCTGTTCTTCATCCTGAACAAGGTGGATCTGGTGCCGATTTGGGTGACGCAGCGTTGGGTGGCTCTGCTGAGCAAGGAATATCCGACGATTGCTTTCCACGCTTCGTTGACGCATCCCTTCGGAAAGGGAGCTTTGATCAATCTGCTGCGGCAGATCGGAAAGTTGCATGTGGACAAGAAGCAGATCAGCGTTGGGTTCATTGGGTATCCAAATGTGGGAAAGTCGTCGGTTATCAACGCTTTGAGAAGCAAGAAGGTGTGCAAAGTGGCGCCAATCGCCGGAGAAACCAAGGTGTGGCAGTACATTACTCTGATGAAGAGGATTTTCTTGATCGATTGTCCGGGAGTGGTCTACCCGACGGCCGAAACTGACACAGAAAAAGTTTTGAAGGGCGTCGTTCGTGTCGAATTGGTCAACAATCCGGAAGACTACATTGAAGAAGTGCTGAGAAGAATCCGTAGGGAATATCTTCTAAAGACGTACGGAATTACCGAATGGAGTTCGCACATAGACTTCTTAGAGCAGATCGCTAAAAAGTCCGGAAAGCTTCTGAAGAAGGGCGAGCCGGATGTCCAAACCGTGGCCAAGATGGTTCTCAACGATTGGCAGCGTGGACGATTGCCGTTCTATGTGCCTCCGGAAGGATTCGAGATTCCCAAATCCGTTCTGGACCAGACCACGGATGGAGAAAAGGCGGCCACGGAGGATGAACAGAAGAGTACGTTCTCGGGAGTGACGGCCACACCAACCATTCCCGACTCGATTAAAAAGGGACGAGAACTGTTCCAGATTCAGGACTTCCGCAAAATCAAGGTCAATCTGGAATTCGAGAGCGAAGACGTTCGCGAGATTGACAAAATTGATCTGGAACTGCTGGAAAAGCTCAAGGAAGAGAAGAAGCAAGAGGCCAAGGCAAAGAAAAAGGCCAagtcccagaatccggagaacgAGGATGACGACGACTCGTCCGGAATTTCCGATTTCTACTCGGAAGACGAGTACGACGAGGAAATGGGAAAGGTCGTTCACAAAAGTGCCAAGGCCAAGTCCGCTGCTGCTGACAAGGGCAAAACAAAATCTGCGAGCGGAAACTTCGACGTGGAGGAAGAGGAAAGCACGGAAACTGCAGCGAAGGGTCTGCCCAAGATGACCGCCAAGCAGCGAAGAGCCGTCGAGAGGGCATCCAAGCGCAAGAAGATCGGAAGCAACTTCTACGAAACGCATAACGTCAAGAACCGGAATAGGAACAAAAAGCCGAAGGCACCTTGA
- the LOC109409867 gene encoding phosphatidylinositol N-acetylglucosaminyltransferase subunit P, protein MAEHTPAPTPSRAIYGFCLFLLFKTLFILYVLWAFIPTSVLDGFGLTYLPDKYFALFVPILVLVGLTFFAFLIYPSLSLAMMPDVDAVCTITDRFSIVRCQYQYPDRQRCNQKIDGVYRDSWAAKPFCSKHSIRVTTASDLRSSVRISNYCDCPEEERCLLRKDPGHLARLRVKQMVPAVADLNLGEVSRVLYRKRRRMN, encoded by the coding sequence ATGGCAGAACACACTCCCGCTCCGACGCCTTCACGTGCCATCTATGGATTCTGTTTGTTCCTGCTGTTTAAGACGCTGTTCATATTGTACGTACTGTGGGCATTTATTCCAACTTCCGTTTTGGACGGTTTTGGGTTGACTTACCTTCCTGACAAATACTTTGCCCTGTTCGTTCCGATTCTGGTGCTGGTGGGGCTGACATTTTTCGCATTCCTGATCTATCCGTCGCTGTCGCTCGCGATGATGCCGGATGTGGACGCGGTCTGCACCATCACGGATCGCTTCTCGATCGTCCGCTGTCAGTACCAGTATCCGGATCGGCAACGGTGCAATCAGAAAATCGACGGAGTCTACCGGGACAGCTGGGCGGCGAAACCGTTCTGTTCGAAGCACTCGATCCGGGTGACGACGGCTAGTGATTTGAGAAGCAGCGTCAGAATATCGAACTATTGCGATTGTCCCGAGGAGGAACGTTGTTTGCTTCGGAAGGATCCGGGACATTTGGCGAGATTGCGGGTGAAACAGATGGTACCGGCGGTGGCGGATTTAAACCTGGGGGAGGTGAGTCGTGTGCTCTACCGGAAGCGGAGACGAATGAACTAA
- the LOC109409868 gene encoding EKC/KEOPS complex subunit LAGE3, with protein sequence MTDSSPIVVSLKIPFPTHREAEVAYEVLRIDIEPKRSFIEKSLKLEDKQLLVEFRGQQAKNVRVGVTSFFESLLLVCETLDQFGPPLADKYDYYGVE encoded by the exons ATGACCGATAGCAGTCCCATCGTTGT CTCCTTGAAGATTCCGTTTCCTACGCATCGAGAAGCGGAAGTTGCCTACGAGGTGCTGCGAATCGACATCGAACCAAAGCGAAGCTTTATCGAAAAATCCCTCAAACTAGAAGACAAGCAACTGCTGGTGGAGTTTCGAGGTCAGCAGGCCAAAAACGTCCGAGTGGGAGTGACTTCTTTCTTCGAATCGTTGCTGCTCGTCTGCGAAACGTTGGACCAGTTCGGTCCGCCGTTGGCCGATAAGTACGATTATTACGGCGTCGAGTAG